The DNA region AATGGATGCATATAACTCACTCTATTATTGATTCATCTGCAATTGCAGTTACGACTGAAGCTGGTACAATTATTCATACAGGTGATTTTAAAATTGACCATACTCCAATTGATGGATATCCAACAGATTTACATAGACTTGCATATTATGGTGAACAAGGTGTTTTACTTTTAACAAGTGATTCAACTAATTCACACTCTCAAGGATTTACAAAATCTGAAAAAACAGTTGGCCCTACTTTTGATAAGATATTTCAAAGTGCAACTGGTAGAGTTATTATGTCAACTTTCTCATCTAATATTCATAGGGTTTCACAAGCAATTGAGAGAGGACTTGCATTTAATAGAAAGATTTGTGTTATTGGAAGATCAATGGAAAAAAACCTTGAACTTGCAATGAGTTTAGGTTATATTAAATTCCCAAGAGATCAATTTATTGATGCACATGAAGTAAATAAATATAATGATAATGAAGTATTAATTGTAACAACTGGAAGCCAAGGTGAATCAATGAGTGCTTTATATAGAATGGCAATTCATGAGCACAGACATATAAAAATTAAACCAAGTGACCAAATTATTTTATCTGCAAAAGCAATTCCTGGTAATGAAGGAAGTGTTTCAGGTATTATAAATCACTTATTAAAAGCTGGTGCAAAAGTAGCATACCAAGATTTTAGTGATATTCACGTATCAGGACATGCTGCACAAGAAGAACAAAAACTTATGTTAAGACTTATTAAACCAAAATTCTTTATGCCAGTACACGGTGAGTATAATCATGCTTTAAGACATGGTCAAACAGGTATTGATTGTGGTATATTAGAAAGAAATTTATATATCATGAGTGATGGAGAGCAAATTGAAGTAACGCCAAAATATCTTAAAAAAGTTAAAACTGTAAAAACAGGAAAAGTTTATATTGATAATCAACTAAACAATAAAATTGCTGATGATATTGTAATTGATAGACAAACTATGGCAAAAGAAGGTGTAGTTGTAATCGTAGCACAAGTA from Malaciobacter molluscorum LMG 25693 includes:
- a CDS encoding ribonuclease J, yielding MEETKVQEDKVVEQKAPTTNKPVRQSKPRNTRTKNTNNRNNTNTDTSSSTQQERKNSNQTNTQQRKKRPITNKQKIPVQKGEGWISDLKKAHQINEKIHRDRLNPHYKLNLNTNAKVRITPLGGLGEIGGNMMVMETETCAIIIDVGMSFPDEDMHGVDILIPDFSYIREIKNKIAGIVITHGHEDHIGAMPYLFKEMQFPVYGTSLPLEMIGSKFDEHKMREHRKYFRAIQKRVPIKIGEFEVEWMHITHSIIDSSAIAVTTEAGTIIHTGDFKIDHTPIDGYPTDLHRLAYYGEQGVLLLTSDSTNSHSQGFTKSEKTVGPTFDKIFQSATGRVIMSTFSSNIHRVSQAIERGLAFNRKICVIGRSMEKNLELAMSLGYIKFPRDQFIDAHEVNKYNDNEVLIVTTGSQGESMSALYRMAIHEHRHIKIKPSDQIILSAKAIPGNEGSVSGIINHLLKAGAKVAYQDFSDIHVSGHAAQEEQKLMLRLIKPKFFMPVHGEYNHALRHGQTGIDCGILERNLYIMSDGEQIEVTPKYLKKVKTVKTGKVYIDNQLNNKIADDIVIDRQTMAKEGVVVIVAQVNADDRTMAHKPKVSSFGLVPNKLDRVFSKEIEDILNTALKNARPGIFKNSKILEDEIRKVVRKHCIRKYKKYPMIVPTIFVQ